In a genomic window of Terriglobales bacterium:
- the rpoB gene encoding DNA-directed RNA polymerase subunit beta: MPNKSNAFRKRLDFSKIPATIQIPNLIEVQKRSYDRFLQMDRLPSERDDAGLQAVFQSVFPISDFRNVSQLEFVDYAIGNWECKCGHLKGLHHLRTTCRNCGSTVITDPFHPGDVLCGKCGTYNANTPDFCNKCGDPVGLQLKYDVTECEERGMTYSAPLKVTIRLTIYEKDPETGNKSIRDIKEQEVFFGDIPLMTQNGTFIINGTERVIVSQLHRSPGVFFETANNRTYFLGKIIPYRGSWVEFEYDQKNILYVRIDRKRKFLGTIFLRALGLRSDEDILRTFYTVDKIALRDKKIYWTLEPGIERPTNLLGLKLAHSIKSKGGDEIAHSGRKITPSILKEIQKARITEIEVDTTDLEGAFTAADIVDTSSGEVLLESNSEITADKLAKLIDAGISELHVFFPERDDVGTVLSATLRRDNVKTPQEALIEIYRKLRPGDPPTLDTATSLFHGMFFDSRKYDFSRVGRLKFNIKLFEKNDATNLDSRTLEPEDFYQTIRYLLKLRKSIGNVDDIDHLGNRRVRAVGELLENQFRIGLVRMERAIKEKMSVYQEMSTAMPHDLVNAKPVMAAIREFFGSSQLSQFMDQTNPLSEITHKRRLSALGPGGLSRERAGFEVRDVHPTHYGRICPIETPEGPNIGLISSLSCYARINDYGFIESPYRRVKTGRVLDFVSVVNAGDSEYRVGDHIEKHEVQRGNADLKERRRRQVDCEPYSFYLSAWEEDRHVIAQANVELDDKGRIVPELVNARKAGNFVLVPRDEVDYIDVSPKQLVSVAASLVPFLEHDDANRALMGANMQRQSVPLLRAEAPLVGTGMEGVTARDSGAVVLARRAGIVDSVDSERIIVRVEGEHHPGQLSREVGSDIYTLTKFKRSNQNTCINQKPIVKKGQRVAKGTVIADGPCTDHGELALGRNVLVAFMPWRGYNFEDAILVSEKLVKEDYYTSIHIEEFEIEARDTKLGPEEITRDIPNVSESALRDLDESGIIRIGATVKAGDILVGKVTPKGETQLTPEEKLLRAIFGEKAGDVRDASLTCPPGIEGTIVDVKIFSRKGQEKDERAKAIEAMQVEKLEKNLSDEIRILTDERLKRLEAILGNKEVQADLHDERTNKRLLTKGTVLDRETIERISTRNLKRIKFADKDPRVNEQIDEIEEMTSRQIDVLRKIVNEKIAKLQKGDELPPGVIKLVKVYIAMKRKLSVGDKMAGRHGNKGVIARILPDEDMPYLADGTAVEIVLNPLGVPSRMNVGQILETHLGWAGHELGTRISALLKENSRAELIRRELKNIFKDSPFVDELADLDDEQLESIARGMEKGAYFSSPVFDGSKEHEIKALLGEAGLPTSGKTELYDGMTGEKFEQPVTVGYIYMLKLSHLVDDKIHARSIGPYSLITQQPLGGKAQFGGQRFGEMEVWALEAYGAAYILQELLTAKSDDVYGRTKIYEAIVKGEAAIEPGVPESFNVLIRELQSLCLDVELIITQKKPLATAAAD, from the coding sequence ATGCCGAACAAAAGCAACGCCTTCCGCAAGCGGCTCGATTTTTCCAAGATCCCGGCGACCATCCAGATCCCCAACCTGATCGAGGTGCAGAAGCGCTCCTACGACCGCTTCCTGCAGATGGACCGGCTGCCGAGCGAGCGCGACGATGCGGGATTGCAGGCGGTCTTCCAGTCCGTGTTCCCCATCTCGGACTTCCGCAACGTCTCCCAGTTGGAGTTCGTGGACTACGCCATCGGCAACTGGGAGTGCAAGTGCGGCCACCTGAAGGGGCTGCACCACCTGCGCACCACCTGCCGGAACTGCGGCTCCACGGTCATCACCGACCCGTTCCACCCGGGCGACGTGTTGTGCGGCAAGTGCGGCACCTATAACGCCAACACGCCCGACTTCTGCAACAAGTGCGGCGACCCGGTCGGGCTGCAGCTGAAGTACGACGTGACCGAGTGCGAGGAACGCGGCATGACCTACTCCGCGCCCCTGAAGGTCACGATCCGCCTGACCATCTACGAGAAGGACCCGGAGACCGGCAACAAGTCGATCCGCGACATCAAGGAGCAGGAAGTCTTCTTCGGCGACATCCCGCTGATGACGCAGAACGGCACCTTCATCATCAACGGCACCGAGCGCGTGATCGTCAGCCAGCTGCACCGGTCGCCGGGCGTGTTCTTCGAGACCGCCAACAACCGCACCTACTTCCTGGGCAAGATCATCCCCTACCGGGGCTCGTGGGTGGAGTTCGAGTACGACCAGAAGAACATCCTGTATGTGCGCATCGACCGCAAGCGCAAGTTCCTGGGGACCATCTTCCTGCGCGCCCTGGGCCTGCGCTCGGACGAGGACATCCTGCGCACCTTCTACACGGTGGACAAGATCGCGCTGCGCGACAAGAAGATCTATTGGACGCTGGAGCCGGGCATCGAGCGGCCCACCAACCTGCTGGGACTGAAGCTGGCGCACAGCATCAAGAGCAAGGGCGGCGACGAGATCGCCCACTCCGGGCGCAAGATCACGCCCTCGATCCTGAAGGAGATCCAGAAGGCCAGGATCACCGAGATCGAGGTGGACACCACCGACCTGGAAGGGGCCTTCACCGCCGCCGACATCGTGGACACCAGCAGCGGCGAGGTGCTGCTGGAATCGAACAGCGAGATCACGGCCGACAAGCTGGCCAAGCTGATCGACGCCGGCATCAGCGAGCTGCACGTGTTCTTCCCCGAGCGCGACGACGTGGGCACGGTGCTGTCGGCGACGCTGCGCCGCGACAACGTCAAGACCCCGCAGGAAGCTCTGATCGAGATCTACCGCAAGCTGCGCCCGGGCGATCCGCCGACCCTGGACACCGCCACCTCACTGTTCCACGGCATGTTCTTCGATTCGCGCAAGTACGACTTCTCGCGGGTGGGGCGGCTGAAATTCAACATCAAGCTGTTCGAGAAGAACGACGCCACCAACCTGGACAGCCGCACCCTGGAGCCGGAGGACTTCTACCAGACCATCCGCTACCTGCTGAAGCTGCGCAAGAGCATCGGCAACGTGGACGACATCGACCACCTGGGCAACCGCCGGGTGCGGGCGGTGGGCGAGCTGCTGGAGAACCAGTTCCGCATCGGCTTGGTGCGCATGGAGCGCGCCATCAAGGAAAAGATGAGCGTGTACCAGGAGATGTCGACGGCCATGCCGCACGACCTGGTGAACGCCAAGCCGGTGATGGCAGCCATCCGCGAGTTCTTCGGGTCCTCGCAGCTGTCGCAGTTCATGGACCAGACCAACCCGCTGTCGGAGATCACGCACAAGCGGCGGCTCTCGGCCCTGGGGCCGGGTGGGTTGAGCCGGGAGCGGGCCGGGTTCGAGGTGCGCGACGTGCACCCGACGCACTACGGCCGCATCTGCCCCATCGAGACGCCGGAAGGCCCGAACATCGGCCTGATCTCGTCGCTGTCGTGCTACGCGCGGATCAACGACTACGGGTTCATCGAGTCGCCCTACCGGCGGGTGAAGACCGGCCGGGTGCTCGACTTCGTGAGCGTGGTGAACGCCGGCGACAGCGAGTACCGCGTCGGTGACCACATCGAGAAGCACGAGGTGCAGCGGGGCAACGCCGACCTGAAGGAGCGGCGGCGGCGCCAGGTCGACTGCGAGCCGTACTCCTTCTACCTCTCGGCGTGGGAGGAGGACCGGCACGTGATCGCACAGGCCAACGTCGAGCTGGACGACAAGGGGCGCATCGTCCCCGAGCTGGTGAACGCGCGCAAGGCCGGCAACTTCGTGCTGGTGCCGCGCGACGAGGTGGACTACATCGACGTCAGCCCCAAGCAGCTGGTGAGCGTGGCGGCGTCGCTGGTGCCGTTCCTGGAGCACGACGACGCCAACCGCGCGCTGATGGGCGCCAACATGCAGCGCCAGTCGGTGCCGCTGCTGCGGGCCGAAGCCCCGCTGGTGGGCACGGGTATGGAGGGTGTGACCGCGCGCGATTCGGGCGCGGTGGTGCTGGCGCGGCGCGCCGGCATCGTGGACTCGGTGGACTCCGAGCGCATCATCGTGCGCGTCGAGGGCGAGCACCATCCCGGGCAGCTCTCCCGCGAGGTGGGCTCCGACATCTACACCCTGACCAAGTTCAAGCGCTCGAACCAGAACACCTGCATCAACCAGAAGCCGATCGTGAAGAAGGGCCAGCGGGTGGCCAAGGGGACGGTGATCGCCGACGGCCCCTGCACCGACCACGGCGAGCTGGCGCTGGGACGCAACGTCCTGGTCGCCTTCATGCCGTGGCGCGGCTACAACTTCGAGGACGCCATCCTGGTCTCGGAAAAACTGGTGAAGGAGGACTACTACACGTCCATCCACATCGAGGAATTCGAGATCGAGGCGCGCGACACCAAGCTGGGGCCGGAGGAGATCACCCGCGACATCCCCAACGTGAGCGAATCGGCGCTGCGCGACCTGGACGAGAGCGGCATCATCCGCATCGGGGCGACGGTGAAGGCGGGCGACATCCTGGTGGGCAAGGTCACGCCCAAGGGCGAGACCCAGCTCACCCCGGAAGAGAAGCTGCTGCGCGCCATCTTCGGGGAGAAGGCCGGCGACGTGCGCGACGCCTCGCTCACCTGCCCTCCGGGCATCGAGGGCACGATCGTGGACGTCAAGATCTTCTCCCGCAAGGGACAGGAGAAGGACGAGCGCGCCAAGGCCATCGAGGCCATGCAGGTGGAGAAGCTGGAGAAGAACCTCTCGGACGAGATCCGCATCCTGACCGACGAGCGGCTGAAGCGCCTGGAGGCCATCCTGGGCAATAAGGAAGTCCAGGCCGACCTGCACGACGAGCGCACCAACAAGCGCTTGCTGACCAAGGGCACGGTGCTGGACCGGGAGACCATCGAGCGCATCTCGACCCGCAACCTGAAGCGCATCAAGTTCGCCGACAAGGACCCGCGGGTGAACGAGCAGATCGACGAGATCGAGGAGATGACCTCGCGGCAGATCGACGTGTTGCGCAAGATCGTCAACGAGAAGATCGCGAAACTGCAGAAGGGCGATGAGCTGCCGCCGGGCGTCATCAAGCTGGTGAAGGTGTACATCGCCATGAAGCGCAAGCTGAGCGTGGGCGACAAGATGGCGGGCCGCCACGGGAACAAGGGCGTGATCGCCCGCATCCTGCCCGACGAGGACATGCCGTACCTGGCCGACGGGACGGCGGTGGAGATCGTGCTCAACCCGCTGGGCGTGCCCAGCCGCATGAACGTGGGGCAGATCCTGGAGACGCACCTGGGCTGGGCCGGGCACGAGCTGGGCACCCGCATCAGCGCGCTGCTCAAGGAGAACTCGCGCGCCGAACTCATCCGCCGCGAACTGAAGAACATCTTCAAGGACTCGCCCTTTGTGGACGAGCTGGCGGACCTGGACGACGAGCAGCTGGAGTCCATCGCCCGCGGCATGGAGAAGGGCGCGTACTTCTCCTCGCCAGTGTTCGACGGCTCCAAGGAGCACGAGATCAAGGCCCTGCTGGGCGAGGCCGGCCTGCCCACCTCGGGCAAGACCGAGCTCTACGACGGCATGACCGGGGAGAAGTTCGAACAGCCGGTCACCGTGGGCTACATCTACATGCTGAAGCTGTCGCACCTGGTGGACGACAAGATCCACGCGCGGTCGATCGGGCCGTATTCGCTGATCACCCAGCAGCCGCTGGGCGGCAAAGCGCAGTTCGGTGGCCAGCGCTTCGGCGAGATGGAAGTCTGGGCGCTGGAAGCCTACGGGGCAGCCTACATCCTGCAGGAACTGCTGACCGCGAAGTCCGACGACGTCTATGGCCGCACCAAGATCTACGAGGCCATCGTCAAGGGCGAGGCGGCCATCGAGCCGGGCGTGCCGGAATCGTTCAACGTGCTGATCCGCGAGTTGCAGTCGCTGTGCCTGGACGTGGAGCTGATCATCACGCAGAAGAAACCGCTGGCCACGGCCGCGGCGGACTAG
- the rpoC gene encoding DNA-directed RNA polymerase subunit beta' — MYRTSPFDLGNNITDFDSIRISLASPEKIRSWSHGEVTKPETINYRTFKPERDGLFCARIFGPVTDWECLCGKYKRMKHRGVICDKCGVEVTLSKVRRERLGHIELASPCSHVWFFKGLPSRIGHLLDISLRDLESVLYFEAYVVVEPGDAPVKDREVIKEEARFRELDQQYRPTGFKAMMGAEAIKELLKRVEVETLSNELREKMKHETSVQKRLKYAKRLKVVEAFRKSGNKPQWMILDVIPVIPPELRPLVPLDGGRFATSDLNDLYRRVINRNNRLKKLMDLHAPEVIVRNEKRMLQEAVDALFDNGRRGRVLRGANNRPLKSLSDTLKGKQGRFRQNLLGKRVDYSGRSVIVVGPELKLHQCGLPKKMALELFKPFIYHRLEQTGQCTTIKQAKEMVEQQVSVVWDILEEVIKDHPVLLNRAPTLHRLGIQAFEPVLVEGKAIKIHPLVCTAFNADFDGDQMAVHIPLSPEAQIEASVLMLSSHNILSPASGQPITVPTQDMVLGLYYLTKSRQGARGEGRAFANIEEVLLALEAKEVETLTPIRLRYSGEVIDLTTAYDDQDVVHTEPVKFERQYINTTVGRVILNDHLPSAMPYINGLLKKKGIGALVNYCYLRFGLETTVRMLDGIKDLGFRFATRAGLSIGIDDMLIPKDKADLVKAAEKQVIAVQQQYLDGAITNGERYNKVIEIWSNVTEQVADEMFGVMQEQDKTGQINPIYVMADSGARGSKQQIRQLSGMRGLMAKPSGEIIETPITANFREGLTVLQYFISTHGARKGLADTALKTADSGYLTRRLVDVAQDVIVSENDCGTLDGIYVGSIVESGEIIEPLRDRIVGRVSLEKIKDYEGNVIVDVNQEITEELAGAIQAAGIERVKIRSVLTCESKRGVCVACYGRNLASGRLVELGEATGVIAAQSIGEPGTQLTMRTFHIGGTASRVSEQSRLEAKNNGAIRFVNLQTVRAKEGHLVVMNRNGSVTVLDEKGREKERYSIVYGAKVKVEDGAPVQMGQALVEWDPYTFSILTEIGGSATFKDLQEGITLHEEVDEVTGLSRHVVAESPDEKRQPAIVVKGKTNKRYLMPSRAHLMVQDGDTVYPGDVLAKIPRETTKTKDITGGLPRVVELFEARKPRETAVISEIDGAVKFGEITKGYRKIYVVADNGTEKEYQVPRGVHVNVQEGERVRAGEPLMDGPLNPHDILAVLGEKELQSYLVNEIQEVYRLQGVNISDKHIEVIVRQMMRWVKVEDVGDTSFLLEQQVDKFRFREENERVIAQGGKPATGRPLLLGITKASLSTDSFISAASFQETTRVLTEASINGMVDHLRGLKENVIVGRLIPAGTGMEYYRNVKLSPELEEQAAKVQEQVSREYEEAERALELLRHEGETEEMAAE; from the coding sequence TTGTACCGCACGAGCCCGTTCGATCTGGGGAACAACATCACGGACTTCGACTCCATCCGCATCAGCCTGGCCTCGCCGGAGAAGATCCGGAGCTGGTCGCACGGAGAAGTGACGAAGCCGGAGACTATCAACTACCGCACCTTCAAGCCGGAGCGCGACGGGCTGTTCTGCGCCCGCATCTTCGGCCCGGTCACCGACTGGGAGTGCCTGTGCGGCAAGTACAAGCGGATGAAGCACCGGGGCGTGATCTGCGACAAGTGCGGCGTCGAGGTCACGCTGTCGAAGGTGCGGCGCGAGCGTCTGGGGCACATCGAGCTGGCTTCGCCCTGCTCGCACGTGTGGTTCTTCAAGGGCCTGCCCTCGCGCATCGGCCACCTGCTCGACATCTCCCTGCGCGACCTGGAGTCGGTGCTTTACTTCGAGGCCTACGTGGTGGTGGAGCCGGGCGACGCCCCGGTGAAGGACCGCGAGGTCATCAAGGAAGAGGCGCGCTTCCGCGAGCTCGACCAGCAGTACCGGCCCACCGGCTTCAAGGCCATGATGGGCGCCGAGGCCATCAAGGAGCTGCTCAAGCGGGTGGAGGTGGAGACGCTCTCCAACGAGCTGCGGGAGAAGATGAAGCACGAGACCTCGGTGCAGAAGCGGCTGAAGTACGCCAAGCGCCTGAAGGTGGTCGAGGCTTTCCGCAAAAGCGGCAACAAGCCGCAGTGGATGATCCTGGACGTGATCCCGGTCATCCCGCCGGAGCTGCGTCCCCTGGTTCCGCTGGACGGCGGCCGCTTCGCGACCTCGGACCTGAACGACCTGTATCGCCGGGTCATCAACCGCAACAACCGGCTGAAAAAGCTGATGGACCTGCACGCCCCCGAGGTCATCGTGCGCAACGAGAAGCGCATGCTGCAGGAGGCGGTGGACGCGCTGTTCGACAACGGGCGCCGCGGCCGGGTGTTGCGCGGGGCCAACAACCGCCCGCTCAAGTCGCTCTCCGACACCCTCAAGGGCAAGCAGGGCCGCTTCCGCCAGAACCTGCTGGGCAAGCGCGTGGACTACTCCGGGCGCTCGGTCATCGTGGTCGGCCCCGAGCTCAAGCTGCACCAGTGCGGCCTGCCCAAGAAGATGGCGCTGGAGCTGTTCAAGCCCTTCATCTATCACCGCCTGGAGCAGACCGGGCAGTGCACCACCATCAAGCAGGCCAAAGAGATGGTGGAGCAGCAGGTTTCGGTGGTGTGGGACATCCTGGAAGAGGTGATCAAGGACCATCCGGTGCTGCTGAACCGCGCCCCTACCCTGCACCGCCTGGGCATCCAGGCCTTCGAGCCGGTGCTGGTGGAAGGCAAGGCCATCAAGATCCACCCTCTGGTGTGCACGGCGTTCAACGCGGACTTCGACGGCGATCAGATGGCGGTGCACATCCCGCTGTCGCCGGAGGCGCAGATCGAGGCCAGCGTGCTGATGCTGTCGTCGCACAACATCCTGTCGCCGGCGTCGGGCCAGCCCATCACCGTGCCCACCCAGGACATGGTGCTCGGGCTCTACTACCTGACCAAGTCCAGGCAGGGGGCCCGGGGCGAGGGCCGCGCCTTCGCCAACATCGAGGAGGTGCTGCTGGCGCTGGAGGCCAAGGAAGTCGAGACCCTCACCCCCATCCGCCTGCGCTACAGCGGCGAGGTCATCGACCTGACCACGGCCTACGACGACCAGGACGTGGTACACACCGAGCCGGTGAAGTTCGAGCGGCAGTACATCAACACCACCGTCGGCCGGGTGATCCTGAACGACCACCTGCCCTCCGCCATGCCGTACATCAACGGCCTGCTGAAGAAGAAGGGCATCGGGGCGCTGGTGAACTACTGCTACCTGCGCTTCGGGCTGGAGACCACGGTCAGGATGCTGGACGGCATCAAGGACCTGGGCTTCCGCTTCGCCACCCGGGCCGGCCTGTCGATCGGCATCGACGACATGCTCATCCCCAAAGACAAGGCCGACCTGGTGAAGGCCGCCGAGAAGCAGGTGATCGCGGTGCAGCAGCAGTACCTGGACGGCGCCATCACCAACGGCGAGCGCTACAACAAGGTCATCGAGATCTGGTCCAACGTCACCGAGCAGGTGGCGGACGAGATGTTCGGGGTGATGCAGGAGCAGGACAAGACCGGGCAGATCAACCCCATCTACGTCATGGCCGACTCCGGCGCCCGCGGCTCGAAGCAGCAGATCCGCCAGCTCTCCGGCATGCGCGGCCTGATGGCCAAGCCCTCGGGCGAGATCATCGAGACCCCGATCACGGCCAACTTCCGTGAGGGGCTGACCGTGCTGCAGTACTTCATCTCGACCCACGGCGCGCGCAAGGGCCTGGCTGACACCGCGCTGAAGACGGCGGACTCGGGCTACCTGACCCGCCGGCTGGTGGACGTGGCCCAGGACGTGATCGTCAGCGAGAACGATTGCGGTACGCTGGACGGCATCTACGTGGGCAGCATCGTCGAGTCGGGCGAGATCATCGAGCCGCTGCGCGACCGCATCGTCGGCCGCGTCTCGCTGGAGAAGATCAAGGACTACGAAGGCAACGTGATCGTGGACGTCAACCAGGAGATCACGGAGGAGCTGGCCGGCGCCATCCAGGCGGCGGGCATCGAGCGGGTGAAGATCCGCTCGGTGCTGACCTGCGAATCCAAGCGCGGGGTGTGCGTGGCCTGCTATGGGCGCAACCTGGCGTCGGGACGGCTGGTGGAGCTGGGCGAAGCCACCGGCGTGATCGCCGCCCAATCCATCGGCGAGCCGGGCACGCAGCTCACTATGCGTACCTTCCACATCGGCGGCACCGCGTCGCGGGTCAGCGAGCAGTCACGCCTGGAGGCCAAGAACAACGGCGCCATCCGCTTCGTGAACCTGCAGACGGTGCGCGCCAAGGAAGGCCACCTGGTGGTCATGAACCGCAACGGCTCCGTCACCGTGCTCGACGAGAAGGGGCGCGAGAAAGAGCGCTACTCCATCGTGTACGGCGCCAAGGTGAAGGTCGAGGACGGGGCCCCGGTGCAGATGGGCCAGGCGCTGGTGGAGTGGGACCCGTACACCTTCTCCATCCTGACCGAGATCGGCGGGTCGGCCACCTTCAAGGACCTGCAGGAAGGCATCACCCTGCACGAAGAAGTGGACGAGGTCACGGGCCTGTCGCGGCACGTGGTGGCGGAGTCGCCGGACGAGAAGCGGCAGCCGGCCATCGTGGTGAAGGGCAAGACCAACAAGCGCTACCTGATGCCGTCACGCGCCCACCTCATGGTGCAGGACGGCGACACCGTGTATCCCGGCGACGTGCTGGCCAAGATCCCGCGCGAGACCACCAAGACCAAGGACATCACCGGCGGCCTGCCGCGAGTGGTGGAGCTGTTCGAGGCCCGCAAGCCGCGCGAGACCGCGGTCATCAGCGAGATCGACGGCGCGGTCAAGTTCGGCGAGATCACCAAGGGCTACCGCAAGATCTACGTGGTGGCCGACAACGGCACGGAGAAGGAGTACCAGGTGCCGCGCGGCGTGCACGTCAACGTGCAGGAAGGCGAGCGCGTCCGGGCGGGCGAGCCGCTCATGGACGGCCCGCTCAACCCCCACGACATCCTGGCGGTGCTGGGCGAGAAGGAGCTCCAATCCTACCTGGTGAACGAGATCCAGGAGGTTTACCGGCTACAGGGCGTCAACATCTCCGACAAGCACATCGAGGTGATCGTGCGGCAGATGATGCGCTGGGTGAAGGTGGAGGACGTGGGCGATACCAGCTTCCTGCTGGAGCAGCAGGTGGACAAGTTCCGCTTCCGCGAGGAGAACGAGCGGGTGATCGCGCAGGGCGGCAAGCCGGCCACCGGCCGGCCGCTGCTGCTGGGCATCACCAAGGCGTCGCTCTCCACCGACTCGTTCATCTCGGCGGCGTCGTTCCAGGAGACCACGCGGGTGCTCACCGAAGCCAGCATCAACGGCATGGTGGACCACCTGCGCGGCCTGAAGGAGAACGTCATCGTGGGCCGGCTGATCCCCGCGGGCACGGGCATGGAGTACTACCGGAACGTGAAGCTCTCGCCCGAGCTCGAGGAACAGGCGGCCAAGGTGCAGGAGCAGGTGTCGCGCGAGTACGAGGAAGCCGAGCGCGCCCTGGAGCTGCTGCGCCACGAGGGCGAGACCGAGGAGATGGCGGCGGAGTAG
- the rplL gene encoding 50S ribosomal protein L7/L12, with translation MADLQQLEEQIVGLSLLDAAQLVKKLEERLGVSAAAAAPVVMQGGGAGPAAGPAAAEEKTEFTVVLKEVGANKINVIKAVREVTSLGLKEAKDLVDGAPKTVKEGVSKEEAETIKKKFTEAGATVEVK, from the coding sequence ATGGCGGACTTGCAGCAGTTGGAAGAACAGATCGTAGGGCTGAGCCTGCTGGATGCGGCCCAGCTGGTGAAGAAGCTCGAGGAGCGCCTCGGCGTTTCGGCCGCGGCGGCAGCCCCGGTGGTCATGCAGGGCGGCGGCGCAGGCCCGGCGGCGGGCCCGGCCGCGGCCGAAGAGAAGACCGAATTCACGGTCGTGCTCAAGGAAGTGGGGGCCAACAAGATCAACGTGATCAAGGCCGTCCGCGAAGTCACCAGCCTGGGCCTGAAGGAAGCCAAGGACCTGGTGGACGGCGCGCCCAAGACCGTGAAGGAAGGGGTCTCCAAGGAAGAGGCCGAGACCATCAAGAAGAAGTTCACCGAGGCGGGCGCGACGGTTGAAGTGAAATAG